In Streptomyces sp. NBC_00433, a single genomic region encodes these proteins:
- the thrS gene encoding threonine--tRNA ligase yields the protein MNDHRKLGRELSLFDTDPLIGAGLPYWLPDGAAVRHTLEEYIREEERRAGYRHVYSPVLGKRELYEVSGHWSHYSDDMFPPMDVGGEQLVLRPSLCPHHALIYRRRAHSYRELPLRIAELGGMHRSELSGVLGGLTRVRAIQLNDAHIFCTLDQVADEARSALAMIGRAYAALGIEPVRHRLSLAGPGGKYVGGEDVWRRAAALLTEALEAAGLDYEAVEGEAAFYGPKIDIQVADAAGRESTLSTVQVDFHQPEQFGLEYIGADGAKHRPVMVHRSIVGSVERAVAHLIEQHGGAFPGWLAPVQLVLLPLTDAEVPYAAELLEKCLDEGLRAEIAHPADGTLGARVRAGRLAPYQAVLGPREAAADGMALRLRDGRRPAPLPAAEAVRRIAALVRARSADLWDDQGREN from the coding sequence GTGAACGACCACCGCAAGCTCGGCCGCGAACTGTCGCTGTTCGACACCGACCCGCTGATCGGCGCCGGGCTGCCCTACTGGCTCCCCGACGGCGCGGCCGTGCGGCACACCCTGGAGGAGTACATCCGGGAGGAGGAGCGCAGAGCCGGCTACCGGCACGTCTACTCACCCGTGCTGGGCAAGCGGGAGCTGTACGAGGTGTCGGGGCACTGGTCGCACTACAGCGACGACATGTTCCCGCCGATGGACGTCGGCGGCGAGCAGCTCGTGCTGCGGCCCAGCCTGTGCCCGCACCACGCCCTGATCTACCGCCGCCGCGCCCACAGCTACCGCGAGCTGCCGCTGCGGATCGCCGAACTCGGCGGGATGCACCGCTCCGAGCTGTCGGGGGTGCTCGGCGGCCTGACCCGGGTGCGGGCGATCCAGCTGAACGACGCGCACATCTTCTGCACCCTCGACCAGGTCGCCGACGAGGCGCGTTCGGCGCTGGCCATGATCGGGCGGGCGTACGCGGCGCTCGGCATCGAGCCGGTCCGCCACCGCCTGTCGCTGGCGGGACCGGGCGGGAAGTACGTCGGCGGCGAGGACGTGTGGCGGCGGGCCGCCGCGCTGCTGACCGAAGCACTCGAAGCGGCGGGGCTGGACTACGAGGCGGTGGAGGGCGAGGCCGCCTTCTACGGCCCCAAGATCGACATCCAGGTCGCCGACGCCGCCGGGCGGGAGAGCACTCTGTCCACCGTGCAGGTCGACTTCCACCAGCCCGAGCAGTTCGGCCTGGAGTACATCGGCGCCGACGGCGCCAAGCACCGCCCGGTGATGGTGCACCGCAGCATCGTCGGCAGCGTCGAGCGGGCCGTCGCCCACCTCATCGAGCAGCACGGCGGCGCCTTCCCCGGCTGGCTCGCCCCGGTCCAGCTGGTGCTGCTGCCGCTCACCGACGCCGAGGTGCCCTACGCCGCCGAGCTGCTGGAGAAGTGCCTCGACGAGGGCCTGCGGGCCGAGATCGCCCACCCGGCGGACGGCACCCTGGGCGCCAGGGTCAGGGCCGGCCGCCTCGCGCCCTACCAGGCGGTGCTCGGTCCCCGCGAGGCCGCCGCGGACGGTATGGCGC
- a CDS encoding protein kinase translates to MERIGGYGVERKLGEGGMGTVWLARSRGGRLVAVKVVRPELAADPGFRARFRGEVAAARSVGGFHTAQVVDADPEAAAPWLATAYVPGPTLAQLLAAEGPMDEPRLSALGAALAEALQAIHGCGLVHRDLKPGNIVMAADGPRVLDFGIARAMEDARLTVTGTAFGTPGFLAPEQAEGLDVGPAADVFALGAVLVAAAGGRAFGGGTPVALVYRSVHHEADVSAVPERMRPLAAACLEKSPAHRPSAEQLLDRLSPLAYGPPRAEPGRTSYDLAPPNDPRAAPDTHEPSAPVSYPPGTPSPGPEPYAPGARPPAPVPYDTPPAPAVPAMPAYPPAAAGAAPAPALPPSPYGPGAPIPPMGAAGAGQGAAPEFLAMDRKNAVVLDAAGMLLGTDGRVLAFPWPAVDVAWCERGQRRGHVLVVALALHDGTLHSCEVTTRRPAELDAWIAAFDATLAYYSPEV, encoded by the coding sequence ATGGAGCGGATCGGCGGCTACGGAGTCGAGCGCAAGCTCGGCGAGGGCGGCATGGGCACGGTGTGGCTGGCCCGTTCGCGGGGCGGGCGGCTCGTCGCGGTGAAGGTCGTCAGGCCCGAACTGGCCGCGGACCCGGGATTCCGGGCCCGCTTCAGGGGCGAGGTCGCGGCGGCCCGCAGCGTCGGCGGCTTCCACACCGCGCAGGTGGTCGACGCCGACCCCGAGGCCGCGGCGCCCTGGCTCGCGACCGCCTACGTACCGGGCCCGACGCTGGCCCAACTGCTGGCCGCCGAAGGGCCGATGGACGAGCCGCGGCTGAGCGCCCTGGGGGCGGCGCTCGCCGAGGCCCTGCAGGCGATCCACGGCTGCGGCCTGGTGCACAGGGACCTCAAGCCGGGCAACATCGTGATGGCCGCTGACGGCCCCCGGGTGCTGGACTTCGGCATCGCTCGGGCCATGGAGGACGCCAGGCTCACCGTCACCGGTACGGCCTTCGGCACACCGGGCTTCCTGGCGCCCGAGCAGGCCGAGGGGCTGGACGTCGGTCCCGCCGCCGACGTCTTCGCGCTCGGCGCGGTGCTGGTCGCGGCGGCGGGCGGCCGCGCCTTCGGCGGCGGCACTCCGGTGGCACTGGTCTACCGCTCCGTCCACCACGAGGCCGACGTGTCGGCCGTGCCCGAGCGGATGCGCCCGCTGGCCGCCGCCTGCCTGGAGAAGTCACCCGCGCACCGGCCCAGCGCCGAGCAACTCCTCGACCGGCTCAGCCCGTTGGCGTACGGCCCGCCGCGGGCCGAACCGGGCCGCACGTCCTACGACCTCGCACCGCCGAACGACCCGCGAGCCGCACCCGACACCCACGAGCCGTCCGCGCCCGTCTCCTACCCGCCCGGTACGCCGTCGCCGGGCCCGGAGCCGTACGCCCCTGGTGCACGGCCGCCCGCCCCCGTGCCGTACGACACGCCGCCGGCCCCTGCCGTGCCGGCGATGCCCGCCTACCCGCCGGCGGCCGCCGGCGCGGCGCCGGCGCCGGCGCTGCCGCCGTCACCGTACGGGCCCGGCGCCCCCATCCCGCCCATGGGCGCGGCAGGCGCAGGGCAGGGCGCCGCGCCCGAATTCCTCGCGATGGACCGCAAGAACGCCGTCGTCCTCGACGCGGCCGGCATGCTGCTCGGCACCGACGGCCGCGTCCTGGCCTTCCCCTGGCCCGCCGTCGACGTCGCCTGGTGCGAGCGGGGGCAGCGCCGCGGGCACGTCCTGGTCGTCGCCCTCGCCCTCCACGACGGCACCCTGCACTCCTGCGAGGTCACCACCCGCAGACCGGCCGAACTCGACGCCTGGATCGCCGCCTTCGACGCGACCCTGGCGTATTACAGCCCCGAGGTGTGA
- a CDS encoding Re/Si-specific NAD(P)(+) transhydrogenase subunit alpha: MSQPGQRVGVVAESRAGETRVAATAVTVAQLRDLGYQVVVESGAGLGASLDDEAYRAAGADIGSRTEAWGADVVLAVDAPSAEEIALLADGSTLISLLGPAQNPDLLDALARRPVTALAMDAVPRISRAQSLDVLSSMANIAGYRAVVEAAHAFGRFFTGQVTAAGKVPPAKVLVAGAGVAGLAAIGAAGSLGAIVRATDPRPEVADQVRSLGGEFLSVESAEAEVSATGYAKEMSDDYNTLAAALYARQAPEVDIVITTALIPGRPAPLLITEEMVASMRPGSVIVDMAAAQGGNVAGTVAGEVVVTANQVTIIGYTDLASRLPAQASQLYGTNLVNLLKLLTPGKDGQLVLDFDDVVQRSVTVVRDGAKTWPPPQVQVSAAPAVAAAAPAAAAVAPRKAASPGRTYALVGLGAAVLFLVTAFAPEQLIGNLTVFVLAIVIGYYVIGHVHHALHTPLMSVTNAISGIIVVGALLQIGHAHTAVTVLSFVAVLLASINIFGGFAVTRRMLSMFAKD, translated from the coding sequence ATGAGTCAGCCAGGGCAACGAGTGGGCGTCGTGGCCGAGTCACGGGCCGGTGAGACGCGGGTGGCGGCCACCGCGGTCACGGTGGCCCAACTGCGCGACCTGGGCTACCAGGTGGTGGTCGAGTCCGGTGCGGGGCTCGGGGCGAGCCTGGACGACGAGGCCTACCGGGCAGCTGGTGCGGACATCGGGAGCCGTACGGAAGCGTGGGGCGCCGACGTCGTCCTCGCGGTCGACGCGCCTTCCGCGGAGGAGATCGCGCTGCTGGCGGACGGCTCGACGCTGATCTCCCTGCTCGGCCCCGCGCAGAATCCCGACCTGCTCGACGCGCTCGCGCGGCGGCCGGTCACCGCGCTCGCGATGGACGCGGTGCCGCGGATCTCCCGCGCCCAGTCGCTCGACGTGCTCAGCTCGATGGCCAACATCGCCGGCTACCGGGCGGTGGTGGAGGCCGCGCACGCCTTCGGGCGGTTCTTCACCGGCCAGGTCACCGCGGCGGGCAAGGTGCCGCCGGCGAAGGTGCTGGTCGCGGGCGCCGGGGTGGCCGGCCTCGCGGCGATCGGCGCGGCAGGCAGCCTCGGGGCGATCGTACGGGCGACCGACCCGCGCCCCGAGGTCGCCGACCAGGTCCGGTCGCTCGGCGGGGAGTTCCTGTCGGTGGAGTCGGCCGAGGCGGAGGTGAGCGCGACCGGCTATGCCAAGGAGATGTCGGACGACTACAACACCCTCGCGGCCGCGCTGTACGCGCGCCAGGCCCCCGAGGTGGACATCGTCATCACCACCGCCCTGATCCCCGGCAGGCCCGCCCCGCTGCTGATCACCGAGGAGATGGTGGCGAGCATGCGGCCGGGCAGCGTGATCGTGGACATGGCCGCGGCGCAGGGCGGCAACGTGGCGGGCACGGTCGCCGGCGAGGTCGTGGTCACCGCCAACCAGGTGACGATCATCGGCTACACCGACCTGGCGTCCCGGCTGCCCGCGCAGGCCTCCCAGCTGTACGGCACCAACCTGGTGAATCTGCTGAAGCTGCTGACCCCGGGCAAGGACGGGCAGTTGGTGCTGGACTTCGACGACGTGGTGCAGCGCTCGGTGACGGTGGTGCGGGACGGTGCGAAGACCTGGCCGCCGCCCCAGGTCCAGGTGTCCGCGGCGCCGGCCGTCGCCGCTGCCGCCCCGGCCGCGGCCGCGGTGGCGCCCCGCAAGGCGGCGTCGCCGGGCCGTACGTACGCGCTGGTGGGGCTGGGCGCGGCGGTGCTGTTCCTGGTGACGGCCTTCGCGCCCGAGCAGTTGATCGGCAACCTGACGGTCTTCGTGCTGGCGATCGTCATCGGCTACTACGTGATCGGCCACGTGCACCACGCCCTGCACACCCCGCTGATGTCGGTGACCAACGCGATCTCCGGCATCATCGTGGTCGGCGCGCTGCTGCAGATCGGGCACGCGCACACCGCGGTGACGGTGCTGTCCTTCGTGGCGGTGCTGCTGGCGTCCATCAACATCTTCGGCGGCTTCGCCGTGACCCGGCGCATGCTCAGCATGTTCGCGAAGGACTGA
- the pntB gene encoding Re/Si-specific NAD(P)(+) transhydrogenase subunit beta, with the protein MTASTAAQAAYVVAALLFILSLAGLSRHETSRSGVAYGIGGMAIALVATIGLASRSIAATGIGLLALAMVLGAGIGLWRARRVEMTGMPELIAILHSFVGLAAVLVGWDGYLDVEAKGAAQHEIAADLLRIHHAEVFIGVFIGAVTFTGSIIAFLKLSARIKSSPLMLPGRNAINLGGLAAFVGLTVAFVVSPHLWLLIAVTAVALALGLHLVASIGGGDMPVVVSMLNSYSGWAAAASGFLLDNNLLIVTGALVGSSGAYLSYIMCTAMNRSFLSVIAGGFGVETGPADTTEYGDHREINAEDTAKLLRDATSVVITPGYGMAVAQAQYPVADLTRKLRERGVDVRFGIHPVAGRLPGHMNVLLAEAKVPYDIVLEMDEINDDLAATTVVLVIGANDTVNPAAIDDPGSPIAGMPVLRVWEAESVIVFKRSMNPGYAGVQNPLFFRENSQMLFGDAKDRVEDILRAL; encoded by the coding sequence ATGACTGCATCGACTGCCGCACAGGCGGCCTACGTTGTCGCCGCCCTGCTGTTCATCCTCAGCCTCGCCGGGCTGTCCCGGCACGAGACGTCGCGCTCCGGGGTGGCGTACGGCATCGGCGGTATGGCCATCGCGCTGGTGGCCACCATCGGCCTGGCGTCCCGCAGCATCGCGGCGACCGGGATCGGGCTGCTGGCGCTGGCCATGGTCCTCGGCGCCGGCATCGGCCTGTGGCGGGCCCGCCGGGTCGAGATGACCGGCATGCCGGAACTCATCGCGATACTCCACAGCTTCGTCGGCCTGGCCGCGGTGCTCGTCGGCTGGGACGGCTACCTCGACGTCGAGGCCAAGGGCGCCGCGCAGCACGAGATCGCCGCCGACCTGCTGCGCATCCACCACGCCGAGGTCTTCATCGGCGTCTTCATCGGGGCGGTGACCTTCACCGGTTCGATCATCGCCTTCCTCAAGTTGTCGGCGCGGATCAAGTCGAGCCCGCTGATGCTGCCGGGCCGCAACGCGATCAACCTGGGCGGCCTGGCCGCCTTCGTGGGGCTGACCGTGGCCTTCGTCGTGTCGCCGCACCTGTGGCTGCTGATCGCGGTGACCGCGGTGGCGCTCGCGCTCGGCCTGCATCTGGTGGCGTCCATCGGCGGTGGCGACATGCCGGTGGTCGTCTCGATGCTGAACAGCTACTCGGGGTGGGCGGCGGCCGCGTCGGGCTTCCTGCTCGACAACAACCTGCTGATCGTGACCGGCGCGCTGGTCGGCTCCTCGGGTGCCTATCTGTCGTACATCATGTGCACCGCGATGAACCGGTCGTTCCTCTCGGTGATCGCCGGCGGCTTCGGCGTGGAGACCGGCCCGGCCGACACCACGGAATACGGCGACCACCGGGAGATCAACGCCGAGGACACCGCGAAGCTGCTGCGGGACGCCACCTCGGTGGTCATCACCCCCGGCTACGGCATGGCGGTGGCGCAGGCGCAGTATCCGGTGGCCGACCTGACCCGCAAGCTGCGCGAGCGCGGGGTGGACGTGCGGTTCGGCATCCACCCGGTGGCGGGGCGGCTGCCCGGCCACATGAACGTGCTGCTGGCCGAGGCGAAGGTGCCGTACGACATCGTCCTGGAGATGGATGAGATCAACGACGACCTCGCCGCGACCACGGTGGTGCTGGTCATCGGGGCCAACGACACGGTCAACCCGGCCGCGATCGACGACCCGGGCAGCCCGATCGCGGGCATGCCGGTGCTGCGGGTGTGGGAGGCGGAGAGCGTCATCGTCTTCAAGCGGTCGATGAACCCCGGTTACGCCGGGGTGCAGAACCCGCTGTTCTTCCGGGAGAACAGCCAGATGCTGTTCGGTGACGCCAAGGACCGGGTGGAGGACATCCTGCGGGCGCTGTGA
- a CDS encoding SMI1/KNR4 family protein — protein sequence MSSLHDFTTWEPLLRVLRADNADALAAPGGQVAGQIGRGGWSLPTRPRRPRPGQALQVGDMPEFDAVEPIRAALAEDGTDHVSFTVGISPDGSAVLDVFWPSPAVEPGIGNAYPGSMTLVEGALPEPWRRLPVPVPGATPAASADPALLERTLRARIPEAVGATDAEMADAEKRLGVALPAELAALYRVTRARWQDRAGHEAAEAFADAVGCELFPLDGLYVADASSRPSRWEFAAMEAAVTAPDAAVQALAGSPGWIAFGDNGGGDRLAVDLTPGPGGHIGQVVVIPHEDNLGACLLADSLTDLVVNLPTAWGSGTDAHGAPAVARVNAGSLRSVEAAVHPDLEVLSVGVWDDAPVSLAPVVGLPRLRTLAAYPGTLADPLEIAALTGLEFLELGPEDWRVLLDAGAVPRSLSAASVEVHGGRPLLPVVDLVNEILALWDRPPIPRTTLTGGLGPLA from the coding sequence GTGTCCTCGCTCCACGACTTCACCACCTGGGAGCCGCTGCTGCGGGTGCTGCGGGCGGACAACGCGGACGCGCTCGCCGCGCCCGGCGGCCAGGTGGCGGGGCAGATCGGGCGGGGCGGCTGGAGCCTGCCGACCCGGCCGCGGCGGCCGCGCCCCGGGCAGGCGCTCCAGGTCGGCGACATGCCCGAGTTCGACGCGGTGGAGCCGATCCGCGCCGCCCTCGCGGAGGACGGCACCGACCACGTCTCCTTCACCGTCGGCATCTCCCCGGACGGGTCGGCCGTGCTCGACGTGTTCTGGCCCAGCCCCGCCGTGGAGCCCGGCATCGGCAACGCGTATCCGGGGTCGATGACCCTGGTCGAGGGCGCGCTCCCCGAGCCCTGGCGCCGCCTGCCCGTGCCGGTGCCCGGCGCGACGCCCGCCGCCTCGGCCGATCCCGCGCTGCTGGAGCGGACGCTGCGCGCACGTATCCCCGAAGCGGTCGGCGCCACCGACGCGGAGATGGCCGACGCGGAGAAACGCCTCGGCGTCGCACTGCCGGCCGAACTGGCGGCGCTCTACCGGGTGACCCGGGCGCGGTGGCAGGACCGGGCCGGCCACGAGGCGGCGGAAGCCTTCGCCGACGCGGTCGGCTGCGAGCTGTTCCCGCTGGACGGGCTGTACGTCGCCGACGCGTCGTCCCGCCCGTCCCGGTGGGAGTTCGCGGCGATGGAGGCCGCGGTCACCGCGCCCGACGCCGCGGTGCAGGCACTGGCCGGCTCACCCGGCTGGATCGCCTTCGGCGACAACGGCGGCGGCGACCGGCTCGCGGTCGACCTGACACCCGGTCCGGGTGGCCACATCGGGCAGGTCGTCGTCATCCCGCACGAGGACAACCTCGGCGCCTGCCTGCTGGCCGACTCGCTCACCGACCTGGTCGTGAACCTGCCCACCGCATGGGGGTCCGGCACCGACGCGCACGGCGCCCCCGCCGTCGCCCGGGTCAATGCCGGTTCGCTGCGCAGCGTCGAGGCGGCCGTCCACCCGGACCTGGAGGTGCTGAGCGTCGGCGTGTGGGACGACGCTCCGGTCAGCCTCGCCCCCGTCGTCGGACTGCCCCGGCTCAGGACGCTGGCCGCCTACCCCGGCACGCTCGCCGACCCGCTGGAGATCGCCGCGCTGACCGGCCTGGAGTTCCTGGAACTCGGCCCGGAGGACTGGCGCGTGCTGCTCGACGCCGGGGCGGTCCCGCGCTCCCTGTCCGCCGCGTCCGTCGAGGTCCACGGCGGGCGGCCGCTCCTGCCCGTCGTGGACCTCGTCAACGAGATCCTCGCCCTGTGGGACCGCCCGCCGATCCCCCGCACCACCCTCACCGGCGGCCTCGGCCCGCTCGCGTAG
- a CDS encoding class I SAM-dependent methyltransferase has translation MTEELYGHPRLAAIYDALDPDRGDLDPYLALAAEVGAEQVLDIGCGTGVLALLLADRGIGVVGVDPARASIEVARAKPGADRVRWIHGDAAALPPVRADLATMTGNVAQAVAAPGTWQRTLAGAHRALRPGGHLVLESRDPARRAWETWNRAASYRVTHIPGVGEVRTWHDLIEVDLPLVTFRGTYVFGADGQTLTSESTLRFRERAEIEADLAAQGFAVREVRDAPDRPGKEFVFVAQRP, from the coding sequence ATGACCGAGGAGCTGTACGGCCACCCGCGACTGGCCGCGATCTACGACGCGCTCGACCCCGACCGCGGCGACCTGGACCCCTACCTGGCGCTGGCCGCGGAGGTCGGCGCCGAGCAGGTACTGGACATCGGCTGCGGCACCGGTGTCCTCGCGCTGCTGCTCGCCGACCGCGGGATCGGCGTCGTCGGCGTCGACCCCGCCCGCGCCTCGATCGAGGTGGCACGGGCCAAACCGGGCGCCGACCGCGTGCGCTGGATCCACGGCGACGCCGCCGCGCTGCCGCCGGTCCGGGCCGACCTCGCCACCATGACCGGCAATGTCGCCCAGGCCGTCGCCGCCCCCGGCACCTGGCAGCGGACCCTCGCCGGCGCCCACCGGGCGCTGCGCCCCGGCGGGCACCTGGTCCTCGAATCCCGCGATCCGGCCCGGCGCGCGTGGGAGACCTGGAATCGCGCCGCCTCCTACCGCGTCACGCACATCCCCGGCGTCGGCGAGGTGCGCACCTGGCACGACCTGATCGAGGTCGACCTGCCGCTGGTGACCTTCCGCGGGACGTACGTCTTCGGCGCCGACGGGCAGACGCTGACCTCCGAGTCGACCCTGCGCTTCCGCGAGCGCGCGGAGATCGAGGCGGACCTCGCCGCGCAGGGTTTCGCCGTACGGGAGGTGCGCGACGCGCCGGACCGGCCGGGCAAGGAATTCGTCTTCGTGGCGCAGCGGCCGTAG
- a CDS encoding slipin family protein yields MPNLGVAVVRQYERGVVFRLGRLRGVRKPGIHFMIPFSDRMWKVSLRTVTMPVPSQQVITQDNVSIGVAAVAYFRRVDSVKAIVEIENVDQAVGQIAQTTVRNIVGRSMLDQVLTDTQTLNLAIREILDNITEQWGVQVFLVELKDIQLPTSMQRAMARQAEAEREKRAKIIAAEGEALSAGRLAEAADVIADHPIALQLRNLQILAEIAAEKNSTIVFPAQLLDSAKAVTQFVEDQHHPGPADRGNPLPPLEPPTGPHAVDSAPDPDSPPEIDAGE; encoded by the coding sequence ATGCCGAATCTGGGAGTCGCCGTCGTCCGGCAGTACGAGCGCGGGGTCGTGTTCCGTCTCGGGCGGCTGCGCGGGGTACGAAAGCCGGGCATCCACTTCATGATCCCGTTCTCCGACCGGATGTGGAAGGTGAGCCTGCGCACGGTCACCATGCCCGTCCCGTCACAGCAGGTGATCACCCAGGACAACGTGTCGATCGGCGTGGCCGCGGTGGCGTACTTCCGCCGGGTGGACTCGGTGAAGGCCATCGTGGAGATCGAGAACGTCGACCAGGCGGTCGGCCAGATCGCCCAGACCACGGTCCGCAACATCGTCGGCCGCTCGATGCTCGACCAGGTGCTCACCGACACCCAGACGCTCAACCTGGCGATCCGCGAGATCCTGGACAACATCACCGAGCAGTGGGGCGTGCAGGTCTTCCTGGTCGAGCTGAAGGACATCCAGCTGCCCACCAGCATGCAGCGGGCGATGGCCCGCCAGGCGGAAGCCGAGCGGGAGAAGCGCGCCAAGATCATCGCGGCGGAGGGCGAGGCCCTGAGCGCCGGGCGCCTCGCGGAGGCCGCCGACGTCATCGCCGACCACCCGATCGCCCTCCAGCTGCGCAATCTGCAGATCCTGGCCGAGATCGCCGCCGAGAAGAACAGCACCATCGTCTTCCCGGCCCAGCTGCTCGACAGCGCGAAAGCCGTCACCCAGTTCGTCGAAGACCAGCACCACCCCGGCCCCGCCGACCGCGGCAACCCCCTGCCGCCCCTCGAACCGCCCACCGGCCCGCACGCGGTCGACAGCGCCCCCGACCCGGACTCCCCACCGGAGATCGACGCGGGGGAGTGA
- a CDS encoding serine/threonine-protein phosphatase: MTIEQRRRRRPAPGRTGRASAAPILLTVVIGVASMATPRDVAVSRLLPAAPALAASMWSVGATVGLGTLTLVAVVALELVYHGSAGYFTGAAIAAVTAAAGYASHIRLQRERALLQVRSVADAAQSVVLRPIPRRIGGMSIETLYVAAAAQARIGGDLYEAVDTPYGVRLLIGDVRGKGLSAVGVAGAVVNSFREAAYDEPDLAALACRLDTSMVRYSASFPTDESAERFATALLAQIPHGGGEAGLVNCGHPAPLLMRGADVSALEPTAASPPLNMAGLLGGGYTVDTVPLVPGDQLLLYTDGVTETRDRAGVFFPLQTWLRGQEAVTPRRLLDLLHDQLLRYSGGGLDDDIAALVVRVEAAGGDQDEAGPYGCSASPA, from the coding sequence ATGACGATCGAGCAGCGCAGGCGCCGCCGCCCGGCCCCCGGCCGGACGGGCCGGGCCAGTGCGGCGCCGATCCTGCTGACGGTGGTGATCGGCGTGGCGTCCATGGCCACGCCCAGGGACGTCGCCGTCAGCCGGCTGCTGCCCGCCGCACCCGCGCTCGCCGCCTCGATGTGGTCGGTCGGCGCGACCGTGGGCCTCGGGACACTGACCCTCGTCGCGGTCGTCGCCCTCGAACTCGTCTACCACGGGTCGGCCGGCTACTTCACCGGCGCCGCCATCGCCGCCGTCACCGCGGCGGCCGGCTACGCCAGCCACATCAGGCTGCAGCGCGAACGCGCGCTGCTCCAGGTCCGCTCGGTCGCCGACGCCGCCCAGTCGGTGGTCCTGCGGCCGATCCCGCGGCGGATCGGCGGGATGTCCATCGAGACGCTCTACGTGGCCGCCGCCGCGCAGGCCAGGATCGGCGGCGACCTCTACGAGGCGGTCGACACCCCGTACGGCGTCCGGCTGCTGATCGGCGACGTCCGCGGCAAGGGCCTGTCCGCGGTCGGGGTGGCCGGCGCGGTCGTCAACTCCTTCCGCGAGGCCGCCTACGACGAGCCCGACCTCGCCGCGCTCGCCTGCCGGCTGGACACCAGCATGGTCCGCTACAGCGCCTCCTTCCCGACCGACGAGTCCGCCGAGCGGTTCGCCACCGCGCTGCTCGCCCAGATCCCGCACGGCGGCGGCGAGGCGGGCCTGGTCAACTGCGGCCACCCCGCGCCGCTGCTGATGCGCGGCGCGGACGTCAGCGCGCTGGAGCCGACCGCCGCCTCGCCGCCGCTGAACATGGCGGGACTGCTCGGCGGCGGCTACACCGTCGACACGGTGCCGCTGGTCCCCGGCGACCAACTGCTGCTCTACACCGACGGCGTCACCGAGACCCGCGACCGCGCCGGCGTCTTCTTCCCGCTGCAGACCTGGCTGCGCGGGCAGGAAGCGGTCACACCGCGCCGCCTGCTCGACCTGCTGCACGACCAGCTGCTGCGTTACAGCGGCGGCGGACTCGACGACGACATCGCGGCACTGGTCGTCCGGGTGGAGGCCGCAGGCGGCGACCAGGACGAGGCCGGGCCCTACGGCTGCTCCGCGTCGCCGGCGTGA
- a CDS encoding aldo/keto reductase has product MASRTITAAAAGTRQLGDLTVHRIGFGAMRLTGSAAFDLGVPSDREQALGVLRRAVELGVNHIDTAAFYFSSLRSANELIGRALAPYPDDLVIATKVGPGRDPSGQWLPLARPDQLRGQVEENLRQLGRDHLDLVNLRVLPSVALAEHFGALAELQAAGLIRHLGVSNVTSEQLADARAVAPVVCVQNLFGLDDRQRSADLLRECGELGIAFVPFYSIAGKGREVGATGDSSEQLTAVARAHGVSQAQVRLAWTLGQGPHVLAIPGTGDPGHLAENVAAGALRLTEEEMALLNAA; this is encoded by the coding sequence ATGGCCTCACGGACCATCACCGCCGCGGCTGCCGGCACCCGGCAGCTCGGCGATCTGACGGTGCACCGTATCGGCTTCGGCGCCATGCGCCTGACAGGAAGTGCCGCCTTCGACCTCGGCGTGCCCAGTGACCGCGAGCAGGCGCTCGGGGTGCTGCGGCGGGCGGTCGAGCTGGGCGTCAACCACATCGACACCGCCGCCTTCTACTTCTCCTCGCTCCGCTCGGCGAACGAGCTGATCGGCCGGGCGCTGGCGCCCTATCCCGACGACCTGGTGATCGCCACCAAGGTCGGCCCCGGCCGCGACCCGTCGGGCCAGTGGCTGCCGCTGGCCAGGCCCGACCAGCTGCGCGGCCAGGTCGAGGAGAATCTGCGGCAGCTCGGCCGCGACCATCTGGACCTGGTCAACCTGCGGGTCCTGCCCTCGGTGGCGCTCGCCGAGCACTTCGGCGCACTGGCGGAGCTGCAGGCGGCGGGGCTGATACGCCATCTGGGCGTCTCGAACGTCACCAGCGAGCAGCTCGCCGACGCGCGGGCGGTGGCGCCGGTGGTGTGCGTGCAGAACCTGTTCGGCCTCGACGACCGGCAGCGCAGCGCGGACCTGCTGCGGGAGTGCGGCGAACTGGGCATCGCCTTCGTGCCGTTCTACTCCATCGCGGGCAAGGGCCGGGAGGTCGGCGCGACCGGCGACAGCAGCGAGCAGCTCACGGCGGTCGCCCGCGCGCACGGGGTGTCGCAGGCGCAGGTGAGGCTGGCCTGGACGCTCGGGCAGGGCCCGCACGTGCTGGCCATTCCGGGCACCGGCGACCCCGGCCACCTCGCCGAGAACGTGGCTGCGGGCGCGCTGCGGCTCACCGAGGAGGAGATGGCGCTCCTGAACGCTGCTTGA